In Bombina bombina isolate aBomBom1 chromosome 6, aBomBom1.pri, whole genome shotgun sequence, a single genomic region encodes these proteins:
- the LOC128664351 gene encoding protein LDOC1-like — MDPAGLISHVEALTLTVENLTKGMTALQTENTSLKQYINDKIDTLKVTLSTHEPQPNPPQPFSGNRNEFREFKNSCYLYFQLKPKTYPNDHLKVLTTISYLRGEPRIWANFFFETDDPILYSLEQFFKAMAQLYDDPFKQLSAETAMRSLRQNKRLTRSLRSNLPR; from the coding sequence ATGGACCCAGCAGGATTAATCAGCCATGTGGAGGCACTCACCCTGACTGTAGAGAATTTAACTAAGGGAATGACTGCCTTACAAACAGAGAACACTTCTCTTAAACAGTATATTAATGACAAAATAGACACACTTAAGGTTACTCTAAGTACCCATGAGCCACAGCCCAACCCCCCTCAACCTTTCTCAGGTAACCGCAatgaatttagagaatttaaaaattcttgttaCCTATACTTTCAgttaaaaccaaaaacctatccCAACGACCACTTAAAGGTTCTCACCACCATTTCATATTTACGGGGAGAACCACGCATATGGGCTAACTTTTTCTTTGAGACTGATGACCCAATTCTTTATTCACTTGAACAATTCTTTAAAGCTATGGCACAACTCTATGACGACCCTTTTAAGCAGCTCTCAGCTGAAACAGCTATGCGCTCCCTACGCCAAAATAAGAGACTTACTAGATCTCTTCGTAgtaatttacctcgatga